In Brevibacillus brevis, a genomic segment contains:
- the fabF gene encoding beta-ketoacyl-ACP synthase II codes for MEKVVITGLGVISPLGNQVDPFWDGLVKGQSGITLIDTFDTTNFKTKIAGSVRDFDADGRFGRKEARRMDRFCQFALAAAEQAWEDAGLSSDKVNGERLGVYVGSGTGGVQSLLEQTAVLKQRGPDRVSPLLVPMMIPNMASAMISIRYGAHGPTMAPVTACSIGNTSIGEAFRLIKMGIADVVIAGGTEAAITDVSLASFGNATALSTRNDDPQRASRPFDAQRDGFVMAEGAGIVVLESLSHALRRDARIYAEVIGYGASSDAYHMVATHPEGYGPYLAMKWALQEAGIQPEEVDVISAHATSTEIGDRSETVAIKRLFGEAAARIPVTANKSMTGHMLGAAGGAEAVALIKTLQEGVIPPTINLEEADPLCDLDYVPNQAREADARIGISNSFGFGGHNAVIVLKKYENS; via the coding sequence ATGGAAAAAGTAGTGATTACAGGGTTGGGCGTAATCTCCCCGCTTGGAAATCAGGTCGATCCGTTTTGGGATGGCTTGGTCAAAGGACAATCAGGCATTACGTTGATCGATACATTTGATACGACGAACTTTAAAACCAAAATCGCCGGAAGCGTACGCGACTTCGATGCGGACGGACGATTCGGGCGCAAGGAGGCGCGGCGGATGGACCGCTTCTGCCAATTCGCGCTGGCGGCCGCGGAGCAAGCCTGGGAGGATGCTGGCTTATCCTCGGACAAGGTGAATGGCGAGAGGCTCGGTGTGTACGTCGGTTCCGGCACCGGCGGAGTGCAGTCCTTGCTCGAACAGACGGCTGTCTTGAAGCAGAGGGGACCGGATCGCGTCAGTCCGCTTTTGGTTCCGATGATGATTCCGAACATGGCTTCCGCGATGATCAGTATCCGGTACGGCGCGCACGGTCCGACGATGGCGCCTGTGACAGCTTGCTCGATCGGGAATACCTCGATCGGAGAAGCGTTCCGGCTGATCAAGATGGGCATCGCCGACGTCGTGATCGCAGGCGGGACCGAGGCGGCGATCACGGATGTCTCTTTGGCCAGCTTTGGCAACGCCACCGCACTGTCTACGCGAAACGACGATCCGCAGCGTGCAAGTCGGCCTTTCGATGCGCAGCGGGACGGGTTTGTCATGGCGGAAGGGGCGGGTATCGTCGTCCTGGAGTCGCTGTCCCATGCCTTGCGCCGCGATGCCCGGATTTATGCCGAGGTCATCGGCTACGGCGCCAGCTCGGATGCTTACCATATGGTTGCGACGCATCCGGAGGGCTACGGTCCTTACCTGGCCATGAAGTGGGCCTTGCAGGAAGCCGGCATCCAACCAGAGGAAGTCGACGTGATCAGCGCACACGCGACGAGTACGGAGATAGGCGACCGCTCCGAAACCGTCGCGATCAAGCGGTTGTTTGGGGAGGCGGCCGCTCGCATACCCGTGACGGCCAACAAATCGATGACCGGCCATATGCTGGGAGCCGCCGGCGGTGCAGAGGCTGTCGCATTGATCAAAACCTTGCAGGAAGGAGTCATCCCGCCGACGATCAACCTGGAAGAGGCGGATCCGCTCTGCGATCTCGATTACGTGCCGAATCAGGCGAGAGAGGCGGATGCCCGCATCGGCATCTCCAACTCGTTTGGCTTCGGAGGCCACAACGCTGTCATCGTGTTGAAAAAATACGAGAATTCATAA
- a CDS encoding helix-turn-helix transcriptional regulator — protein MNHQTRLQELSAFLKAQRAKILPQSVGLTPGTRRRTPGLRREEVAQLAGVSPTWYTWLEQGRDIKVSPSVLDAVAKALQLTVDERLYLYALALESGTGAIPPEEPQPQISPSLQRILKELRSCPTIISDRRCHIVGWNEAAAHVFLDFEQIPYEQRNMIRLLFTRKEFQRLAVNWEHFVSGFLAIFRAYYGQFVEDEWYEQFLQEMRGLHPEFQSLWEESRVSSAPEVLVEFRHAKAGKMLFHLTSLLVQGDVALRCSIYTPDPNSATEAKLQQLMDARK, from the coding sequence ATGAACCATCAAACGAGATTACAAGAGTTGTCTGCCTTTTTGAAAGCGCAACGGGCCAAAATCTTGCCCCAATCCGTCGGCCTCACTCCCGGAACCCGCAGGCGCACTCCCGGCTTGCGCAGAGAGGAAGTCGCCCAACTGGCTGGAGTCAGTCCTACCTGGTACACCTGGCTGGAGCAAGGGAGGGACATCAAGGTATCCCCTTCCGTGTTGGACGCGGTCGCGAAAGCGCTCCAGCTGACTGTCGACGAGCGGCTGTACTTGTACGCACTGGCGCTGGAGTCCGGAACAGGTGCCATCCCGCCGGAGGAGCCGCAGCCACAGATCAGCCCTTCGCTCCAGCGTATCTTGAAAGAATTGCGTTCCTGTCCGACGATTATCTCGGATCGGCGCTGCCATATCGTCGGCTGGAACGAAGCCGCCGCACACGTCTTTTTAGACTTTGAACAGATCCCGTACGAGCAGCGCAACATGATCCGTCTTCTTTTTACGCGAAAGGAATTCCAGCGTCTGGCCGTCAACTGGGAGCACTTCGTCAGCGGCTTTCTGGCCATATTCCGGGCGTATTACGGGCAATTCGTGGAGGATGAATGGTACGAGCAGTTTTTGCAGGAAATGCGGGGACTGCATCCCGAATTTCAATCCCTGTGGGAGGAAAGCCGCGTGAGCTCCGCTCCGGAAGTGCTCGTGGAATTCCGCCATGCCAAGGCAGGCAAGATGCTGTTCCATCTCACCTCTCTGCTGGTGCAGGGCGATGTCGCGTTGCGCTGCAGCATCTATACCCCGGACCCCAACTCTGCCACGGAAGCCAAGCTGCAGCAGTTGATGGACGCCCGCAAGTAA
- the cimA gene encoding citramalate synthase: MNSKVYLYDTTLRDGTQGEGISLSVEDKIKIALRLDQFGIDFIEGGWPGSNPKDMAFFERIREIPLQHAKVSAFGSTCRPHVAAADDDNLRALVASGAKAAAIFGKSWDLHVTDALKTTLEENLRMVADSVAFLKEKGMTTLFLAEHFFDGYKANPRYALQVLEAAEAAGADWIVLCDTNGGSLPTEIYDIVRSVTEGIRVPLGIHPHNDSGVAVANALAAVQAGATQVQGTINGIGERCGNVNLISVVPNLQLKLGYRCVSSEQLQELTQLSRYVAEIANMTLPNNQPFVGHSAFAHKGGIHVSAVLRDPKTYEHIEPENIGNIRRVLVSELAGQSNLLAKMEELEIDISLEREEAREIITRIKEREFQGYQYEGAEASLTLMLLEAAGKLKNLFTLDSFKILMEKAASRAITSEATVKLNLNGEMVHTAADGNGPVNALDNALRKALETYYPCIANMHLTDYKVRVLDDNGATAAKVRVLIESSYNGEKWSTVGVSTNVIEASWEALADSIRYLLWKEGCEESDFHQTTEARVGIVNH; the protein is encoded by the coding sequence ATGAATAGCAAGGTGTATCTGTACGATACGACCCTGCGAGATGGTACGCAGGGGGAAGGGATCAGCCTGTCGGTGGAAGACAAGATAAAGATCGCACTGCGGCTGGATCAGTTTGGTATCGATTTTATCGAAGGCGGTTGGCCTGGCAGCAATCCCAAGGACATGGCGTTCTTTGAGCGCATCCGCGAGATTCCGCTGCAGCATGCGAAGGTTTCCGCTTTCGGCAGCACCTGTCGTCCGCATGTGGCAGCAGCGGATGACGACAACCTGCGGGCGCTGGTAGCGAGCGGCGCAAAGGCAGCGGCTATTTTTGGAAAGTCCTGGGACCTGCACGTAACCGACGCACTCAAGACGACATTGGAAGAAAACCTGCGGATGGTAGCCGATTCGGTCGCGTTTTTGAAAGAAAAAGGAATGACTACCCTCTTTTTGGCCGAGCACTTCTTTGACGGCTACAAAGCCAACCCGCGCTATGCCCTGCAAGTGCTGGAGGCGGCCGAGGCAGCGGGTGCGGACTGGATCGTCCTCTGTGACACAAACGGTGGCAGCCTCCCTACGGAAATATACGATATTGTGCGGAGCGTGACGGAAGGCATCCGCGTGCCGCTCGGGATTCATCCGCACAACGACAGCGGCGTGGCGGTCGCCAACGCACTGGCGGCGGTGCAAGCGGGCGCGACGCAAGTGCAAGGAACGATCAACGGAATCGGGGAGCGCTGCGGAAACGTCAACCTGATCTCCGTGGTCCCCAACCTGCAGCTGAAGCTGGGCTACCGCTGTGTCAGCAGCGAACAGCTCCAGGAGCTGACGCAGCTCTCCCGCTACGTGGCGGAGATCGCGAACATGACGCTCCCCAACAACCAGCCGTTTGTCGGCCACAGCGCTTTTGCCCACAAAGGGGGCATTCACGTCAGCGCGGTCCTGCGCGATCCGAAGACGTACGAGCATATTGAGCCGGAGAACATCGGGAACATTCGCCGCGTGCTCGTCTCCGAGCTGGCGGGACAAAGCAATCTGCTGGCCAAAATGGAAGAGCTGGAGATCGACATCTCGCTGGAGCGGGAGGAAGCGCGGGAGATCATTACCCGCATCAAAGAGCGCGAATTCCAGGGCTACCAGTACGAGGGGGCGGAAGCTTCGCTTACGCTGATGCTGCTGGAAGCGGCGGGCAAGCTGAAAAATCTGTTCACCCTCGATTCCTTCAAAATCTTGATGGAAAAAGCGGCGTCTCGGGCCATCACCTCGGAGGCGACCGTAAAGCTCAACCTGAACGGGGAAATGGTGCACACCGCTGCGGATGGCAACGGTCCCGTCAATGCGCTGGACAACGCGCTCCGCAAAGCTTTGGAAACGTATTACCCCTGTATCGCCAATATGCACCTCACCGACTACAAGGTGCGCGTGCTGGACGATAACGGAGCGACCGCAGCGAAGGTCCGCGTCTTGATCGAGTCTTCTTACAACGGAGAGAAATGGAGCACAGTCGGTGTCTCAACCAACGTGATCGAAGCGAGCTGGGAAGCGCTGGCTGACAGTATCCGCTACCTGCTGTGGAAAGAGGGCTGCGAGGAGTCCGATTTCCACCAGACGACGGAAGCGCGCGTGGGCATCGTGAACCACTAA
- a CDS encoding transposase encodes MKAYKSSAIQPQMFQFVDMDELVPKKHILRQLNEALDFSIVHDWVAPLYTERTGRPAADPERMVRLMLLSYLFNHSERELYQLLPMHGGYLWFCGLDFESVLRPDPSRPSLPDRTTLVKTRKLWRKHGIFDTLMKHVVDQCIAAGLVQPDVDAGVDGSQVRANASIHSLKEITLAPVESIEDYLARMARQDEQPEGDAADSDDDRRPPAPPTRTERRLEDEATHEDFHGKRFSNKTYRSVTDPDARLYKKSNGQEAHLRYLVHHVTDVKSGVILSTQASIASGTAERETSLQQLAAIRFAHPQIRIRTLSADKAYGTTDYLQALFEQGIIPLVSLRNLALEDVPTWKRQTNDPKKQRKRLAKIREIQIRNKAKQIQLKGSYRHLQKLRTRCEHVFAESKVAHGLGRARSRGLDCMQEQALLTAIVQNLKKLCRFKKKRPQTGISACPKPKSVMMEAVSDLLISALVGLFSSFFMPKRRIQLT; translated from the coding sequence ATGAAAGCCTATAAGTCATCGGCTATCCAGCCTCAGATGTTCCAATTTGTGGATATGGATGAACTCGTACCGAAAAAGCACATCTTGCGCCAACTGAACGAAGCGCTTGATTTTTCCATCGTCCATGATTGGGTGGCGCCGCTGTATACGGAACGTACCGGACGCCCGGCGGCTGACCCGGAGCGGATGGTTCGACTCATGCTGCTTTCGTATTTGTTCAACCATTCCGAACGGGAATTGTATCAACTGTTGCCCATGCATGGGGGCTACTTGTGGTTTTGCGGACTGGATTTCGAATCCGTCTTGCGCCCGGATCCATCCAGGCCGTCCCTGCCGGATCGGACGACCTTGGTGAAGACCCGGAAATTGTGGCGAAAACACGGTATTTTCGACACGCTCATGAAACATGTCGTCGATCAGTGCATCGCCGCCGGACTGGTCCAACCCGATGTAGATGCGGGAGTCGACGGTTCCCAAGTACGCGCCAACGCTTCTATCCACAGCTTGAAAGAAATCACTCTGGCACCTGTGGAGTCGATTGAAGACTACCTGGCTCGCATGGCCCGGCAAGACGAGCAACCCGAAGGTGACGCCGCTGATTCCGATGATGACAGACGGCCGCCCGCACCGCCCACGCGAACAGAACGGCGTCTGGAAGACGAAGCGACACATGAAGATTTTCATGGCAAAAGGTTCTCGAACAAGACCTACCGCAGCGTGACGGACCCGGATGCTCGCTTGTACAAAAAGAGCAACGGTCAGGAAGCGCATTTGCGGTATTTGGTGCATCATGTGACGGATGTCAAATCCGGCGTCATTCTGTCTACGCAAGCGAGCATCGCGTCCGGAACGGCTGAACGCGAGACGAGCTTGCAACAGCTGGCCGCGATCCGTTTTGCCCATCCGCAAATCCGGATTCGCACGCTTTCTGCCGATAAAGCCTACGGTACGACAGATTATCTGCAAGCGCTGTTCGAGCAAGGGATTATTCCTCTGGTTTCGCTTCGCAACCTGGCACTGGAAGATGTACCGACTTGGAAACGCCAAACGAACGATCCGAAGAAACAACGCAAGCGTCTGGCCAAAATCCGAGAAATCCAAATCCGCAACAAAGCCAAACAAATTCAGCTCAAGGGTTCTTACCGTCATCTGCAAAAGTTACGGACGCGGTGCGAGCATGTGTTTGCCGAAAGCAAAGTCGCGCATGGCCTGGGTCGCGCGCGGAGCCGCGGCCTGGATTGCATGCAGGAGCAGGCACTGCTCACGGCAATCGTTCAAAATCTGAAAAAACTATGCCGGTTTAAGAAGAAACGACCCCAAACCGGTATTTCGGCATGTCCAAAACCGAAATCCGTGATGATGGAGGCGGTGTCGGACCTGCTCATTTCGGCGTTGGTTGGGTTGTTTTCCTCTTTTTTCATGCCGAAGAGACGGATACAACTGACTTAA
- a CDS encoding alpha/beta hydrolase, whose product MGQQAFSIPVDEGLTLRGNVHTEASAGNGQPLLLFCHGFKGFKDWGSFPYVADSLANRGITTIRFNFTCNGVGESLTEFDELEKFGRNTYAREIADLQILTEWALSGRLPLPAHVDTGRLFVLGHSKGGGDAILFGAGNSKVAGIITWNGIADVNLFDEKLRRQIADNGVGYIPNARTGQNMPISRAVIDDVDQNREAYDLLKKVAMMPQPLCIIQGKNDFARLVKGAERLHQAAKNSELAWIEGADHTFGAKHPFLGSTPQLEEAIERTASFVLPMRA is encoded by the coding sequence ATGGGCCAGCAAGCATTTTCGATTCCCGTGGACGAAGGATTGACGCTCCGGGGCAATGTCCACACGGAGGCATCGGCAGGAAACGGGCAGCCGTTGCTGCTGTTCTGCCATGGATTCAAAGGCTTCAAGGACTGGGGCAGCTTTCCGTACGTGGCGGATTCTCTCGCGAATCGCGGGATCACGACGATCCGCTTCAATTTTACGTGCAACGGCGTCGGGGAGAGCTTGACGGAGTTTGACGAACTGGAGAAATTCGGGCGCAATACGTATGCCCGCGAGATCGCCGATTTGCAGATCCTGACGGAATGGGCCTTGTCGGGACGGCTCCCGTTGCCGGCTCACGTGGATACCGGCCGGCTTTTCGTTCTCGGCCACAGCAAGGGCGGGGGCGATGCCATCCTGTTTGGGGCAGGGAATTCCAAGGTCGCGGGGATCATTACCTGGAACGGGATCGCGGACGTAAATCTGTTCGATGAAAAGCTGCGCCGTCAAATCGCGGACAATGGCGTCGGATACATACCCAATGCGCGCACGGGCCAGAATATGCCCATCTCACGGGCTGTCATCGACGACGTCGACCAGAACCGGGAAGCGTACGATCTACTGAAAAAGGTCGCAATGATGCCCCAGCCTTTGTGCATCATCCAAGGCAAAAATGACTTTGCCAGACTGGTGAAAGGGGCAGAGCGCCTGCATCAGGCGGCGAAAAACAGTGAACTGGCCTGGATCGAGGGGGCAGACCACACGTTTGGTGCCAAGCATCCCTTTTTGGGAAGCACGCCGCAGCTGGAGGAAGCGATCGAGCGGACAGCTTCGTTTGTCTTGCCTATGCGTGCATAG
- a CDS encoding YheC/YheD family protein, producing MRKRIGILTFRREDGFTEPVYLRRLVKAGRELGANVFLFGPQDVRYAEKRIRGYVPAEKGWKSEWFDWPDIVIDRYRYYPLPKHSLYLPFRKQNWFRYANSRFSNKFQVHQVLAQDPALERWLPQTLPYSRENLSLLMKHHRFLYLKPTNGTGGRSILRVERLEKGYRLYGRTKKQAKSSERLYSQAALCKRLEEWMEREKHGKEQFFLQQGLELELVPHRVVDARLLVQKDGSGQWKVTGMGLRIGSPQLSTSNLHGGGKAMPAALFLTERFGKEAAERIIRECRELALKTVARIEEHYGQMMEFGFDLGIDVQGRVWIIEINPKPGRDIFRQLGQKQRYQLAIRRPLEYALSLLEKTEDEANTRSGYFREKKA from the coding sequence GTGAGGAAACGGATCGGCATACTGACCTTTCGAAGAGAAGACGGATTTACGGAACCCGTTTATTTGCGCCGTTTGGTGAAGGCAGGACGTGAGCTGGGGGCGAACGTATTCCTGTTCGGCCCACAAGATGTCCGTTACGCAGAGAAGAGGATCAGAGGGTACGTGCCCGCCGAGAAAGGCTGGAAGAGTGAATGGTTTGACTGGCCGGACATCGTCATCGACCGCTATCGCTACTACCCGCTTCCCAAGCACAGTCTCTACCTGCCCTTCCGCAAGCAAAACTGGTTTCGTTATGCCAACAGCCGATTTTCCAATAAATTTCAGGTACATCAAGTGCTGGCACAGGATCCCGCACTGGAAAGGTGGCTGCCGCAAACGTTGCCCTATTCGAGGGAGAATCTGTCCTTGCTGATGAAGCACCATCGCTTTTTGTACCTGAAGCCGACGAATGGAACAGGCGGACGCAGCATATTGCGTGTGGAGAGGCTGGAGAAGGGGTACCGATTGTACGGAAGAACCAAGAAGCAGGCCAAAAGCAGTGAAAGGCTGTATTCCCAGGCTGCTTTGTGCAAGCGGCTGGAGGAGTGGATGGAGCGGGAAAAGCACGGAAAAGAGCAGTTTTTCCTTCAGCAGGGGCTGGAACTGGAACTGGTGCCGCATCGGGTCGTGGACGCCCGGCTGCTTGTCCAAAAGGACGGGAGCGGGCAATGGAAAGTCACGGGAATGGGGCTGCGCATCGGCTCTCCGCAATTGTCGACCTCCAATTTGCACGGGGGCGGAAAGGCAATGCCTGCTGCGCTGTTTTTGACGGAGCGGTTCGGGAAGGAAGCGGCGGAGCGAATCATTCGCGAATGCCGGGAGCTCGCGCTGAAGACGGTGGCTCGCATCGAAGAGCATTACGGGCAAATGATGGAGTTCGGATTTGATTTGGGTATCGACGTACAGGGAAGGGTGTGGATCATCGAGATCAATCCCAAACCGGGGCGGGACATCTTCCGGCAGCTCGGCCAGAAACAACGGTATCAACTGGCCATACGCAGACCGTTGGAGTACGCCCTTTCCTTGTTGGAAAAAACGGAGGATGAAGCGAACACAAGGAGCGGATACTTCCGTGAAAAAAAGGCATGA
- a CDS encoding amidohydrolase: MSLQDQLNELLRAMEPQMIGWRRHLHQYPELSFQEEKTPAFIAEILRELKFDEVRTGVGGRGVVGVLRGGRPGATVALRADFDALPIQDLKEVEYKSKVPGVMHACGHDGHTSQLLGLASVLAPRRDQFAGEIRFLFQHAEEESPGGAMQLVADGAVDGVDAIFGVHLWSMLPVGKVFISPGPIMANTDDFVIEIQGRGGHGAVPEETVDSIVIGSQIVGSLQTIASRNISPLASVVVTVGTFNGGDNNNIIADSCRLTGTVRTFLPDVRDRAEQRLAEIAEGTAAMLGGRAVVRYERGYPAVINGEKEAAIAREAAIEAFGESRVEPMKPLMGGEDFSYYLEKVPGAYLFVGAGNPDKLATYPHHHPRFDIDEDAMLVAGELLGRTALRYLELHQR, translated from the coding sequence ATGTCCTTACAGGATCAACTAAACGAACTGCTCCGGGCGATGGAGCCGCAGATGATTGGCTGGAGACGTCATCTGCACCAGTATCCAGAGCTGTCTTTTCAGGAAGAGAAGACCCCCGCATTTATTGCGGAAATTCTTCGAGAATTGAAATTTGACGAGGTGCGCACAGGCGTAGGCGGCCGGGGAGTCGTCGGCGTGCTGCGAGGCGGCCGACCGGGAGCGACAGTGGCATTGCGTGCGGACTTCGACGCCCTCCCCATCCAGGACCTGAAGGAAGTAGAGTACAAATCGAAAGTGCCGGGTGTCATGCACGCTTGCGGGCACGACGGCCACACCTCCCAGCTGTTGGGGCTGGCGAGCGTGCTGGCGCCAAGACGCGACCAGTTCGCCGGGGAAATCCGCTTCCTGTTCCAGCATGCGGAGGAAGAATCGCCGGGCGGTGCGATGCAGCTGGTGGCAGATGGCGCTGTCGACGGGGTAGATGCCATATTCGGTGTGCATCTCTGGTCCATGCTGCCGGTCGGAAAGGTATTCATCAGCCCGGGGCCGATCATGGCCAATACGGACGATTTCGTCATCGAGATCCAGGGACGGGGCGGGCACGGAGCCGTGCCGGAGGAAACCGTCGATTCGATCGTCATTGGCTCGCAAATCGTCGGCAGCCTGCAAACCATCGCGAGCCGCAACATCAGTCCGCTGGCGAGTGTCGTCGTGACGGTAGGTACGTTTAACGGCGGGGACAACAACAACATCATCGCCGACAGCTGCCGGCTTACCGGTACAGTGCGGACATTCCTGCCGGATGTGCGCGACCGCGCGGAGCAGCGCCTCGCAGAAATCGCGGAGGGGACGGCTGCCATGCTCGGAGGCCGCGCAGTCGTCCGTTACGAGCGAGGCTATCCGGCTGTGATCAACGGAGAGAAGGAAGCGGCCATTGCCCGGGAAGCGGCGATCGAGGCATTCGGAGAGAGCCGCGTAGAGCCGATGAAGCCATTGATGGGAGGCGAAGACTTCTCCTACTACCTGGAGAAGGTACCGGGGGCCTATTTGTTCGTGGGTGCGGGGAATCCCGACAAGCTCGCCACATATCCGCACCATCATCCGCGTTTTGACATCGATGAGGACGCCATGCTGGTCGCAGGCGAGCTGCTCGGTCGAACCGCCCTTCGCTACCTGGAGCTGCATCAGAGGTAA
- a CDS encoding PHP domain-containing protein codes for MKADFHVRLEEGPYSLEWLNRTAESLQAAHRQDEGQGRREWAEEMVGRLAVRLQKGPFSREWLDLYLRQAKKAGLQEVCIAEHLYRFSEGKPYYEKHLHLGGDQAGRAQRRWLEQVAVDSLSDYVAFLREERPRWEEAGVALRIGLELDYFPGGEADLACFIEQGPWDVCIGAVKFPKGLGLIVADSRERLKRMERSVLYSHYFDWLEQAVQSGLFDLLAYDDGLQSFGFMRDETALLPYYQRIARALRRRDVAAELPTSLLASTPQRGGSPSGRWLEILAHHEVPVTVASRACYPEQVGQHWAEACATLKRAGYCGVVLFADRKRRLAAFA; via the coding sequence ATGAAGGCAGATTTTCACGTGCGTCTGGAAGAAGGGCCGTATTCGCTGGAATGGCTGAATCGAACAGCGGAGTCTCTGCAGGCGGCACACCGGCAAGATGAGGGTCAAGGAAGGAGAGAATGGGCGGAGGAAATGGTAGGGAGACTGGCCGTCCGCCTCCAAAAGGGTCCCTTCTCGCGGGAGTGGCTTGATCTGTATCTGAGGCAGGCAAAGAAGGCGGGGCTGCAAGAGGTTTGCATTGCCGAGCATTTGTATCGTTTTTCCGAGGGCAAGCCTTATTACGAGAAGCATCTGCACCTCGGAGGCGACCAGGCGGGCAGGGCGCAGCGCAGGTGGCTGGAGCAGGTCGCCGTCGATTCGCTTTCCGATTACGTCGCTTTCTTGCGCGAGGAGCGACCGCGCTGGGAAGAAGCAGGGGTCGCGCTGCGGATCGGGCTGGAGCTCGACTATTTTCCGGGCGGGGAAGCAGACCTCGCTTGCTTCATAGAGCAAGGCCCTTGGGATGTGTGCATCGGGGCGGTAAAGTTTCCCAAGGGTTTGGGGCTGATCGTCGCCGATTCGCGGGAGCGGCTGAAAAGAATGGAGCGAAGCGTTTTGTACAGCCATTACTTTGATTGGCTGGAGCAAGCCGTACAAAGCGGACTTTTCGATCTGCTCGCCTATGATGACGGTTTGCAGTCTTTTGGCTTCATGCGGGACGAGACCGCCTTGCTTCCTTACTACCAGCGGATTGCGCGTGCGCTGCGGCGCCGGGATGTGGCAGCAGAGCTGCCGACTTCGCTATTGGCCAGCACGCCCCAGCGCGGGGGAAGCCCGTCCGGGAGATGGCTGGAAATTTTGGCGCATCACGAGGTCCCGGTGACAGTAGCGTCCCGCGCCTGCTACCCGGAGCAGGTCGGCCAGCATTGGGCGGAGGCGTGCGCGACGCTCAAGCGAGCAGGCTATTGCGGGGTGGTTTTGTTTGCGGATCGGAAGCGCAGACTCGCTGCTTTTGCTTAG
- the yqeK gene encoding bis(5'-nucleosyl)-tetraphosphatase (symmetrical) YqeK produces MFDKEIIGWNKVHDVAIDSAELLRLHGCEHTGVHSRRVAAEAKSLAERFGSDPHAAMVAGYLHDISAIYPNDHRIAVARQLGIEILPQEEAFPMIIHQKLSREMAESLFDVSDPAILSAIECHTTLKANPSQMDLVLFVADKIEWDQAGTPPYLPRLQAGLAKSLEHAAYAYLSYMWEQRDKLRVLHPWLKDAYLWLSARL; encoded by the coding sequence CTGTTTGATAAGGAAATCATCGGTTGGAACAAAGTCCATGACGTCGCAATCGACTCGGCAGAACTGCTGCGGCTGCATGGATGCGAGCATACGGGCGTTCACTCCCGTCGTGTCGCTGCGGAGGCAAAAAGCCTTGCTGAGCGCTTCGGCTCCGATCCGCACGCGGCCATGGTCGCCGGATATTTGCACGATATCAGCGCGATTTACCCCAATGATCACAGAATCGCCGTCGCCAGACAACTCGGGATTGAAATTTTGCCCCAAGAAGAGGCCTTCCCGATGATCATTCACCAAAAACTATCTAGGGAGATGGCGGAATCCTTGTTCGACGTCAGCGATCCCGCCATCCTCTCCGCCATCGAATGCCACACCACCTTGAAAGCAAACCCATCCCAAATGGATCTGGTCTTGTTCGTCGCAGATAAAATCGAGTGGGACCAGGCAGGCACGCCTCCCTATCTCCCGCGCTTGCAAGCGGGGTTGGCCAAGTCGCTGGAGCATGCTGCGTACGCCTATTTGTCTTACATGTGGGAGCAACGGGACAAGCTGCGCGTCCTGCACCCCTGGCTGAAAGACGCGTACCTGTGGCTCTCCGCCCGGCTGTGA
- a CDS encoding dihydrofolate reductase — MISLLVAYAKGRVIGKDGVMPWHLPADLAHVKALTTGKTIVMGRKTFDSLGRPLPNRRNVVLTRNRDFQPDGVDVVHTKEEVLALGDVIIFGGAEIYRQFLDVADRLYITEIDLEAEGDTFFPEWDRDAFILVDKREGIVDEKNRHPHTFYVYDRK; from the coding sequence ATGATCAGTCTTTTGGTCGCCTATGCCAAGGGTCGGGTGATCGGCAAGGACGGCGTCATGCCGTGGCACCTGCCCGCTGACCTTGCGCACGTCAAGGCGCTGACGACCGGCAAGACGATCGTCATGGGACGCAAGACGTTCGATTCCCTGGGCAGGCCGCTGCCCAACAGACGCAATGTGGTACTGACGCGAAATCGGGACTTTCAGCCGGACGGCGTCGATGTGGTCCATACGAAAGAAGAAGTGCTGGCGCTTGGAGATGTCATCATTTTCGGCGGGGCCGAGATCTACAGACAGTTTCTGGATGTGGCAGACCGTCTATACATCACGGAAATCGATCTGGAAGCGGAAGGGGATACGTTTTTCCCCGAGTGGGATCGGGACGCGTTCATCTTGGTGGACAAGCGCGAAGGCATCGTGGATGAGAAGAATCGTCATCCGCACACGTTTTACGTATACGATCGGAAATGA